The following DNA comes from Leptospira neocaledonica.
GGAATTGATCTACGCGCAAGTAAATACTCTGGATGCTCGTATAGATGCAATCCTTGTTAAGACTGAATTAAACAGGGCATCTGTAAGATTGATCAGAGCATTAGGTGGAGGCTGGAAAAATACTCAATTGCCTGGAGACGACGAGATCCAACCTTTCAATATATTTGATTTTTCTAATTCTAAAAAACCTGATTCGGCGGGTGGAATAGATGTAAATGCAGAGGAAAACAATTCTCAGCATAAGAATTTAACGGCGCCCGTTCTAGACAAATAATCCAGAATAGATCAAAAAACCAGAGAAAGAAATCAATCACTTTCTCTGGTTTTAAATTCTTCTATATCAATCAATGCATGATATTTACGTATCACTTCCTCGTCGAATCCAGAGTCATGGTTGAGTTCGTTTAAAACATCTCTTTGGAATTGTAGAAGTTCTAAATATACATTTCCATATTCTTTTCTTTCACCTTGATGAATACCAGACATTCCCTTTAGTTCTTCTTCAAAATACCCTAACTCCGTTTTCAAGCGTGAGATCAGATTTTTAAGATGTTTATTTTTTCTTGCACCTGTATTATTTTTTTCTAAATAGTGAAGTGATTCTGTAGCCAATTTTTTCTGAATTATCACTTCTTGGCGATGGACCGGAATTGGAGTTTGAAAATCCATTACGTTCAATTTTCGAATCAACCAAGGAAGAGAAAGTCCGTTAAAGATCATTGTGGTTAATATCACTATGAATGTGATAAACAAGATAAGATTTCGATACGGAAAAGGAGTTTCTCCGTTTGTATATAATGGAATAGAAAGTGCCGCCGCAAGAGATACCACTCCCCTAATACCTGCCCATCCCAAAACAATTGGAATCTTCCATCCTGGATTCACTTCCGTAACTTCTATAAAATTACTCATGATCCTAGTAAAACCGGATGTACAAAGCGCGATGATAACCCTAATTATTACCAAAGCAAATGAGATTAATAGCCCATAGACAATCGCATTTATTAAACTTATATCCCCCAGCTGATTTACGATAGAAGGTAATTGCAAACCGATTAGCAAAAACACAAGTCCATTCAGAATAAATACTATACTACTCCAAACATTCTCACCTTGGATACGGCTAACGTAACTTAAAAGACCTTGGCGTTTACTCGAAAGAAAAAGTCCTCCGCATACCACAGCAAGAACTCCAGAAACATGAAAATGTTCCGCCAAATAATACATACAATATGGAGTCACAAACGTTAAAACGATCTCTATACTCGGCGTAAGTGGAAGCCAACGATGTATTCCATAAAAGATAAGACCCACAAGCAAACCTATGAGTGAACCAGCGATCACTACCCAAACAAAACTGAAAGTTGCTTCTTGAAGATTAAACTGCCCAGTAATTACTGCTGCCAAAGCAAAACGGAACACGATCAAAGAAGAAGCGTCATTCAGTAAACTTTCTCCTTCTGCGATACTTACCACAGACTTGGGAGCTTTTGTCTGTTTCATAATAGTAACAGAAGAAATGGAATCAGGCGGAGAAATAATTCCTCCTAGTAAAAATCCGACCGCTAAAGTAAATCCAGGAATCAAGGAGCTAGAGATCAAAGCAATTACACAAGAAGTGATGATTACAATTGGAAAAGCAAAACCTGCAATGATCCTTCTCCATTTCCAAAATTCTTTCCAAGAAATTTGCCATGCAGCTTCATAAAGTAATGGAGGAAGGAATATTAGAAAAACAAGTTCCGGAGTGATTGTGATATTTTGGAAGAATGGAATGGTGCTTACAACGAGCCCTCCGATCAACAAAACGATCGGATAAGCAAGTCCCAGTCGATTGGCAATTACAACCAATCCGAGGAT
Coding sequences within:
- a CDS encoding Na+/H+ antiporter, encoding MENILVEYVYLILIILGLVVIANRLGLAYPIVLLIGGLVVSTIPFFQNITITPELVFLIFLPPLLYEAAWQISWKEFWKWRRIIAGFAFPIVIITSCVIALISSSLIPGFTLAVGFLLGGIISPPDSISSVTIMKQTKAPKSVVSIAEGESLLNDASSLIVFRFALAAVITGQFNLQEATFSFVWVVIAGSLIGLLVGLIFYGIHRWLPLTPSIEIVLTFVTPYCMYYLAEHFHVSGVLAVVCGGLFLSSKRQGLLSYVSRIQGENVWSSIVFILNGLVFLLIGLQLPSIVNQLGDISLINAIVYGLLISFALVIIRVIIALCTSGFTRIMSNFIEVTEVNPGWKIPIVLGWAGIRGVVSLAAALSIPLYTNGETPFPYRNLILFITFIVILTTMIFNGLSLPWLIRKLNVMDFQTPIPVHRQEVIIQKKLATESLHYLEKNNTGARKNKHLKNLISRLKTELGYFEEELKGMSGIHQGERKEYGNVYLELLQFQRDVLNELNHDSGFDEEVIRKYHALIDIEEFKTRESD